Proteins from one Desulfonema limicola genomic window:
- a CDS encoding methyltransferase: MNWNKGSLIETSSSYWKSCTIHTGVKLDIFTIIGDSSKSSEEIAEKINGNLRGVSRLLNALAAMELLYKTGDRFSNTDFSKQFLSKDSADYAGFIIMHHHHLVPSWAEMSGSVLSGNPNRSSVSDTDKDIERESFLMGMYNMASGIAPIYSKIIDLSGCAHLLDFGGGPGTYAIHFCLNNPGLNALVFDLPTTQKFAEKTIASYNLSKRIQFKSGSYLDENTDIEQDYDAAWLSHILHGQGPEEAELIVAKAVNALKPGGKIFIHEFILNNTLDGPLFPALFSINMFIGTDKGQSYSEADLQEMLEKSGISNIHRIDVSSPNGAGIMSGVKP; this comes from the coding sequence ATGAACTGGAATAAGGGGTCTCTTATTGAAACATCAAGCAGTTACTGGAAGTCTTGTACAATCCATACCGGAGTTAAACTTGATATTTTTACAATTATCGGAGACAGCAGTAAATCTTCAGAAGAGATTGCAGAAAAAATCAATGGTAATCTGCGCGGGGTATCAAGGCTGTTAAATGCCCTTGCAGCAATGGAACTTCTCTATAAAACTGGAGACAGGTTTTCCAACACAGATTTTTCAAAGCAGTTTCTTTCAAAAGATTCAGCCGATTATGCAGGATTTATTATTATGCACCATCATCACCTTGTGCCGTCCTGGGCTGAAATGTCTGGGTCTGTTTTAAGCGGGAATCCAAACCGCTCAAGTGTGTCTGATACAGATAAGGATATTGAGCGGGAAAGCTTTTTGATGGGAATGTATAACATGGCAAGCGGAATTGCTCCCATATATTCTAAAATCATTGATTTAAGCGGCTGCGCTCACCTGCTCGACTTTGGCGGCGGGCCTGGAACATATGCCATTCATTTCTGCTTGAACAACCCTGGATTAAATGCTTTGGTTTTTGATCTTCCCACAACCCAAAAATTTGCTGAAAAAACCATTGCCTCTTATAATCTTTCAAAAAGAATTCAATTTAAAAGCGGTAGTTATCTGGATGAAAATACGGATATTGAACAAGATTATGATGCAGCATGGCTTTCTCATATCCTGCACGGGCAGGGTCCTGAAGAGGCTGAATTAATTGTTGCAAAAGCTGTTAATGCACTTAAACCAGGCGGGAAGATTTTTATACATGAATTTATACTTAATAACACTCTGGACGGCCCTTTGTTTCCAGCATTGTTTTCTATAAACATGTTTATTGGTACAGATAAAGGGCAGTCTTATTCAGAAGCAGATTTACAGGAAATGTTAGAAAAATCCGGGATATCCAATATTCACAGGATTGATGTCAGTTCCCCCAATGGTGCAGGGATAATGAGCGGTGTAAAACCCTAA
- a CDS encoding 7TM diverse intracellular signaling domain-containing protein: protein MNIRYLYKPLCFFIITLLYYNPLPAAGNISRVTLDSQTEKYVLGRHIYFLEDKQGQWSIHDIQKSPLSEKFILSDQDVPNFGFSSSVYWLKITLFAPDQSFYEKEWLLELSYPLIDYIDLYIPRAGSQFEIIKCGDMLDFTNRSIIYHNIVFPVKTFLNRELTLYFRISTQGSVQVPLTLWSYKAFIEKINQELYSLGIYYGIMLAMVLYNLFIFISVKDRNYLLYILYISTYILLQISLNGVAYEYLWPGSPLWANMAVPFNMGTGVFWGTIFSKSFLRTKKYAPVLDKLLMVSIGISGLVAVLSCIVNYSLVIKIAAISSILSSILILLTAFICLVRGNRTARFFLTAWCALLFGVILLAVKNFGLIPANFLTNYSVQVGSAMEVILLSLALADRINIERKEKDLARQEVLKAREQALLNLQEADRVRQEYTQKLEVKVKERTLEYEQAQTSLVKKNEYLESLNETTLNIISSLDLDELLNAVIHRAARIMKAANGFIYLKDSIKNELECRAGTGIYLTLIGNRIQWGKGFTGRIWKTGQSLMINNYSTWEHRITNPVFNTLYSVIGAPLKSGRTVIGVIGVGHTQESRTFDKDEQDLLERFAQLVSIALENARLYSEAQKAQEAAESASRAKSTFLANMSHELRTPLNAIIGYSEMLMEDAQSDGLEEFVPDLKKIHSSGHHLLALISEILDLSKIEAGRMELFPEEFELNPVIEEIISTITPLADKNSNRLDFKVPEKSIKMYSDLTKIKQMLLNLLSNACKFTDKGSIELNVSHATKDNANWLCFKVKDTGIGLTKEQLNKLFQPFTQAEDSTTRKYGGTGLGLAISKRFARMMGGDINVESEFGKGSVFTIILPAKHGVLNPNP from the coding sequence GTGAATATAAGATATTTATATAAACCTTTATGTTTTTTTATAATAACCCTGCTGTATTATAACCCTTTACCCGCAGCCGGAAACATATCCCGCGTAACCCTGGACAGCCAGACAGAAAAATATGTTCTGGGCAGACATATTTATTTTCTTGAGGACAAACAGGGGCAGTGGTCAATCCATGATATACAAAAATCCCCGTTGTCTGAAAAATTTATCCTGTCAGACCAGGATGTTCCTAATTTCGGGTTCAGCAGTTCGGTTTACTGGCTGAAAATAACCCTGTTTGCTCCGGACCAGTCTTTTTATGAAAAAGAATGGCTTCTTGAGCTTTCCTACCCCCTTATAGACTATATTGACCTTTACATTCCCCGGGCCGGATCACAGTTTGAAATAATAAAATGCGGGGACATGCTTGATTTTACTAATAGAAGCATAATTTACCACAATATTGTATTTCCTGTTAAAACCTTTTTAAACCGGGAACTTACCCTGTATTTCAGAATCAGTACCCAGGGGTCTGTCCAGGTTCCCCTTACCCTGTGGTCATATAAGGCATTTATAGAAAAAATAAACCAGGAGCTTTACAGCCTGGGTATTTATTATGGAATAATGCTGGCAATGGTCTTGTACAATCTTTTTATCTTTATTTCTGTAAAAGACAGAAACTATCTTTTATATATCCTTTATATATCCACTTATATATTACTTCAAATATCGCTTAACGGGGTTGCCTATGAATATCTCTGGCCCGGCAGCCCCCTTTGGGCAAACATGGCAGTTCCGTTTAATATGGGAACAGGAGTATTTTGGGGAACTATCTTTTCAAAATCCTTTCTCCGTACAAAAAAATATGCCCCGGTACTTGATAAACTTCTCATGGTTTCCATAGGAATATCAGGGCTTGTGGCAGTTCTTTCATGTATTGTAAATTATTCCCTTGTTATAAAAATTGCTGCAATATCAAGCATCCTTTCATCAATATTAATCCTTTTAACTGCATTTATATGTCTTGTCAGGGGAAACCGTACAGCCCGTTTCTTCCTGACTGCATGGTGCGCCCTGCTGTTTGGCGTTATCTTACTGGCAGTTAAAAATTTCGGACTCATTCCTGCAAATTTTTTAACCAATTATTCAGTCCAGGTAGGCTCTGCAATGGAGGTTATCCTTCTTTCCCTGGCTTTGGCTGACAGGATTAACATAGAAAGAAAAGAAAAGGATCTGGCAAGGCAGGAGGTTTTAAAGGCAAGGGAGCAGGCTCTTTTAAATCTTCAGGAAGCAGACAGGGTAAGGCAGGAATATACCCAGAAGCTAGAAGTCAAGGTAAAGGAAAGAACCCTGGAATATGAACAGGCTCAAACCTCACTTGTTAAAAAGAACGAATATCTTGAGTCCCTTAATGAAACCACTTTAAATATTATAAGCAGTCTTGACCTGGATGAGCTTCTTAATGCTGTTATCCACCGTGCAGCAAGGATTATGAAGGCTGCAAACGGGTTTATCTATTTAAAAGACAGCATTAAAAACGAACTTGAATGCAGGGCTGGCACAGGTATTTACTTGACCCTGATTGGCAACAGGATACAGTGGGGCAAAGGCTTTACAGGCAGAATATGGAAAACAGGACAATCCCTTATGATTAATAATTACAGCACATGGGAACACCGCATTACCAATCCTGTTTTTAATACCCTGTATTCAGTAATTGGGGCACCCCTTAAATCCGGCAGGACAGTTATCGGAGTTATCGGAGTAGGGCATACCCAGGAATCAAGAACCTTTGACAAAGATGAACAGGATTTGCTTGAACGCTTTGCCCAGCTTGTTTCCATAGCCCTTGAAAACGCCAGGCTTTATTCAGAAGCACAAAAGGCACAGGAGGCAGCCGAGTCTGCCAGCCGGGCAAAAAGCACCTTTCTTGCCAACATGAGCCATGAACTGCGCACCCCTTTAAACGCCATCATAGGTTACAGCGAAATGCTTATGGAGGATGCTCAAAGCGACGGGCTGGAAGAGTTTGTCCCTGATCTTAAAAAGATTCATTCATCAGGTCATCATCTTCTTGCCCTTATAAGCGAAATTTTAGATCTCTCCAAAATAGAGGCAGGCAGGATGGAGCTTTTTCCTGAAGAATTTGAACTCAATCCTGTAATTGAAGAAATTATCAGCACAATAACACCCCTTGCAGATAAAAACAGCAACAGGCTTGATTTCAAAGTCCCTGAAAAATCAATAAAAATGTATTCAGACCTTACAAAAATAAAGCAGATGCTTTTAAACCTGTTAAGCAATGCCTGCAAGTTTACGGACAAAGGGAGCATTGAGCTTAATGTAAGCCATGCAACAAAGGATAATGCAAACTGGCTGTGTTTCAAGGTAAAGGATACGGGAATAGGACTCACAAAAGAACAGTTAAACAAATTATTCCAGCCCTTTACCCAGGCAGAAGACTCAACCACCAGGAAATACGGGGGAACAGGTCTTGGGCTTGCCATAAGCAAGAGGTTTGCCAGGATGATGGGCGGAGATATAAATGTTGAAAGCGAGTTTGGAAAAGGCTCTGTTTTTACCATAATTCTGCCTGCAAAACATGGGGTTTTAAACCCAAACCCTTAG
- a CDS encoding nickel-dependent hydrogenase large subunit: MSKKQIIQVPLNRVEGDLEIRAEVKDGYVVDAWSSGTMYRGFESILKGRGALDGLVITPRICGICNTSHLAAAARALNMIASISPPPDAVKIINLALMTEHIQSDIRHGILMFCPDFVNPAYKHLPLFEEAVKRFSPFKGESVRQVIRETKKILELSAIIGGQWPHSSFIVPGGIVSNPDDTDILKCKIILHQYKNWYEKQILGCTIERWLQVESVHDLDTWLEEKDSHRQSDLGFYIRYAKEIGLDKIGKGCQNFISYGAYEVPGNSDVKAHGNSSHLVPPGFFYKRYIEIFDQKHITEHVASSWYMDYDRGKHPFEGETKPFASGKQGSKYSWAKAPRYNDLPGETGPLADMIISENRLFTDYNEKNGPDVFIRELARLTRPSLLMPVMETWLSEISGKRIICLEEFRKTKDYKKPVVSEIPGKEKFYISSGEIPDGRGFGMVGAARGSLGHWVSIADNMIKNYQIITPTAWNLSPRDSDGVRGPAEEALLGTGVADISNPVQLGHVIRSFDVCMVCTVHAIEL, encoded by the coding sequence ATGTCTAAAAAACAAATTATACAGGTTCCTTTAAACCGGGTTGAAGGAGACCTGGAAATACGGGCAGAGGTTAAAGACGGATATGTTGTCGATGCCTGGAGTTCAGGAACCATGTACAGGGGATTTGAATCCATCCTCAAAGGAAGGGGCGCACTGGACGGGCTGGTAATTACCCCTAGAATTTGCGGCATATGCAATACCAGCCACCTGGCTGCAGCGGCCCGGGCATTAAACATGATAGCCAGTATTTCACCCCCTCCTGATGCGGTTAAAATAATTAACCTTGCCCTGATGACCGAGCATATTCAAAGTGATATAAGACACGGGATATTGATGTTTTGCCCTGATTTTGTCAATCCTGCATATAAACATCTCCCTCTTTTTGAAGAAGCTGTAAAACGGTTTTCCCCTTTTAAAGGCGAATCAGTGCGCCAGGTGATACGGGAAACTAAAAAAATCCTTGAACTCAGCGCCATTATAGGAGGCCAGTGGCCCCATTCATCATTTATAGTTCCAGGAGGCATTGTTTCCAATCCTGATGACACGGATATTCTCAAATGTAAAATAATTCTGCATCAATACAAAAACTGGTATGAAAAACAGATACTTGGATGCACTATTGAAAGATGGCTGCAGGTAGAGAGCGTTCATGACCTGGATACCTGGCTTGAAGAAAAAGATTCTCACAGGCAAAGCGATCTTGGTTTTTATATCCGCTATGCAAAAGAGATTGGCCTGGACAAGATTGGAAAAGGCTGCCAGAATTTTATAAGTTACGGTGCTTATGAAGTCCCCGGAAACAGCGATGTAAAAGCACATGGAAACAGTTCGCATCTTGTTCCCCCGGGATTTTTTTATAAAAGATATATAGAGATTTTTGATCAAAAACATATAACAGAACATGTAGCATCTTCCTGGTATATGGATTACGACCGGGGAAAACATCCTTTTGAAGGAGAGACCAAACCTTTTGCCAGCGGAAAGCAGGGCAGTAAATATTCCTGGGCAAAAGCTCCCCGTTATAATGATCTTCCAGGGGAAACAGGCCCCCTGGCAGATATGATTATATCAGAAAACAGGCTTTTTACGGACTATAATGAAAAAAACGGGCCTGATGTTTTTATACGCGAGCTGGCACGGCTTACAAGGCCCTCCCTGCTTATGCCTGTGATGGAAACATGGCTTTCGGAAATTTCAGGCAAACGCATTATATGTCTTGAAGAATTCAGAAAAACTAAAGATTATAAAAAACCTGTTGTTTCGGAAATACCAGGCAAAGAAAAATTTTATATTTCTTCAGGAGAAATCCCGGACGGCCGGGGATTCGGCATGGTCGGCGCTGCAAGGGGTTCTCTTGGACACTGGGTAAGCATTGCAGACAATATGATTAAAAATTACCAGATTATAACACCTACAGCATGGAATCTCTCCCCCAGGGATTCAGACGGGGTAAGGGGACCCGCAGAAGAAGCTCTTTTGGGAACAGGGGTGGCAGATATTTCAAATCCTGTACAACTGGGACATGTTATCAGATCCTTTGATGTCTGCATGGTGTGTACTGTTCATGCCATAGAACTTTGA
- a CDS encoding response regulator, which yields MSKILLVEDNEMNRDMLSRRLIRKGYEVVMAVDGEQGVEMAGSENPRLILMDISLPTMDGLEATKKIKSVEKTASIPIIALTAHAMSGDREKAMEAGCDDYDTKPIEFNRLLGKIKALTE from the coding sequence ATGTCTAAAATTTTACTGGTTGAAGATAATGAAATGAACAGGGACATGCTGTCTAGAAGGCTTATACGCAAAGGATACGAGGTTGTAATGGCTGTTGACGGTGAACAGGGAGTTGAAATGGCAGGAAGTGAAAACCCCAGGCTTATACTCATGGACATAAGCCTGCCCACAATGGACGGACTTGAAGCCACAAAAAAAATCAAATCAGTGGAGAAAACAGCCTCTATTCCAATTATTGCACTGACAGCCCATGCCATGAGCGGGGACAGGGAAAAAGCAATGGAAGCAGGATGCGATGATTATGATACAAAGCCCATTGAGTTCAATCGTCTGCTTGGAAAAATCAAGGCTTTAACAGAATAA
- a CDS encoding ABC transporter substrate-binding protein — MKKLILMLASGFIILSFAGFAGTAQAQETGKIMKLAMDADPVSLDPHVQLSGGMLQYSHMVFDPLVRWTKSMEFEPRLAVKWERINDTTMRFFLRKDVKFHSGNPFTAEDVKWTIERLKVSQDYKGLFEPFSGAKVVDDYTIDIITKKPYALLLNMATYIFPMDRKFYWGVDETGQYKDAIVKIGPSFALKNESGTGKYMVTSREQGVKTVFDKFPGYWDTKSPGNVDQIILSPIKNDATRIAALLSGDVDFIMPVPPQDYERIKNDAKNQLITMSGSRIITLQLNQTRRPEFKDKRVRQAMVYAVNNAGIVEKIMKGTASVAAQQGPKGFAGYKETLTPRFDLKKAKELMKEAGYEKGFECTMIAPNNRYVNDEKIAEAAAGMLSKINIKVNLKTMPKAQYWDEFDAKAADIQMIGWHPDTEDSANYTEFLLMCINTETGYGQYNSGTYCNPKVDELIIQSQTETDLAKRNAILQEVEQILYDDAAFIPLHWQNLSWAGKKNLDIEAIVNVQNFPYFGDLVIK, encoded by the coding sequence TGAAACTGGCTATGGATGCAGACCCTGTATCCTTAGACCCTCATGTTCAGCTTTCCGGCGGAATGCTGCAGTATTCCCACATGGTTTTTGATCCCCTTGTCCGCTGGACCAAATCAATGGAGTTTGAGCCAAGACTGGCAGTAAAATGGGAAAGAATTAATGATACAACCATGCGTTTTTTTCTGCGTAAAGATGTGAAATTTCACAGTGGAAATCCTTTTACAGCAGAAGATGTTAAATGGACTATCGAGCGCCTTAAAGTAAGCCAGGATTACAAAGGATTGTTTGAACCTTTTTCAGGAGCAAAGGTTGTTGATGATTATACAATTGATATTATAACCAAAAAACCCTATGCTCTGCTCTTGAACATGGCTACCTATATCTTCCCAATGGACCGCAAATTCTACTGGGGTGTGGATGAAACCGGGCAGTATAAGGATGCTATTGTTAAAATCGGGCCTTCTTTTGCCCTTAAAAATGAATCTGGAACTGGGAAATACATGGTTACAAGCAGGGAACAGGGAGTAAAAACCGTGTTTGATAAATTTCCTGGATACTGGGATACCAAGTCCCCGGGCAATGTAGATCAGATAATCCTTTCACCTATCAAAAACGATGCCACACGGATAGCTGCTCTTCTTTCAGGTGATGTTGATTTTATCATGCCTGTTCCTCCTCAGGATTATGAACGTATTAAAAATGATGCAAAAAATCAATTAATAACCATGTCAGGCAGCAGGATTATAACCTTGCAGTTAAACCAGACAAGACGGCCTGAATTTAAAGATAAACGAGTGCGCCAGGCAATGGTTTATGCTGTTAATAATGCCGGTATAGTTGAAAAGATCATGAAAGGCACTGCAAGTGTTGCAGCACAGCAGGGACCCAAGGGTTTTGCTGGCTACAAAGAAACCCTGACCCCTCGCTTTGATCTTAAAAAAGCAAAAGAATTGATGAAAGAAGCAGGTTATGAAAAAGGCTTTGAATGTACCATGATTGCACCAAATAACAGGTATGTTAATGATGAAAAGATTGCAGAAGCAGCAGCAGGAATGCTTTCAAAGATTAATATCAAGGTAAACCTTAAAACCATGCCCAAAGCTCAATACTGGGATGAGTTTGATGCCAAGGCTGCGGATATTCAAATGATAGGCTGGCACCCTGATACTGAAGATTCGGCAAATTATACTGAATTTCTGCTCATGTGCATAAATACTGAAACCGGGTACGGACAATATAACAGCGGTACTTACTGCAATCCAAAAGTTGACGAACTTATTATCCAGTCCCAGACTGAAACCGACCTGGCAAAAAGAAATGCAATACTCCAGGAAGTTGAACAGATTCTGTATGATGATGCAGCATTCATTCCCCTGCACTGGCAGAATCTTTCCTGGGCAGGTAAAAAGAATTTAGATATTGAAGCTATTGTAAATGTACAGAATTTTCCTTATTTTGGCGACCTGGTTATTAAATAA
- a CDS encoding response regulator, which produces MKSKKIQFTCPHTLVLEQENARLYEEVLTARKASDITARMVSDQFARMEKVLRQLEDKISEEKELRKKVSQKNRYLAALNETNMDLMSKLDLTELLTAIMKRACELLNSNHGCIYLYNPEARLLERKIEQGLFCHIAKKEIESGFGLSGRVFQADKTIVINDYNNWTGRPSIRKDMIRAIMGVPLHADLRVTGVISLAYGFNSKQIFGQEESELLERFAQLASMAIENARLYSEAHKAQEAAETANRAKSTFLANMSHELRTPLNAIIGYSEMLMEDAQDLEQEDFIPDLQKIHSAGKHLLSLINDILDLSKVEAGKMDLFLENFDVEPMINEVIDTIKPLADKNKNTLKLNFINNPGTIYADLTKLRQSLFNLLSNACKFTDQGQITLNVDKQEKDNKEYVIFSVSDSGIGMNEDQMKKLFKVFSQADDSITRKFGGTGLGLVITRLFCKMMGGDVTVKSREGHGTTFTINIPAAVTRQESVLNQDAGSKAEVIPGRKQTVLVIDDDFNARELMKRFLHKEGFSVETASGGKEGLEKARAVRPDLITLDVMMPEIDGWSVLTILKTDPDLSDIPVIMLTMIDDKNMGFALGASEYMVKPVNYNRLASLLDKYQKVSNSSPVLIVEDNEDVRDMLQRMTQKQGYNTVTAKNGKEGLEQLSSIYPGLILLDLMMPEMDGFQFIEELRKNDLWQSIPVIIITAKDITAEDRIRLNGYVEKILLKGSYGKDELLEEIRSLIPASIK; this is translated from the coding sequence ATGAAATCAAAAAAAATTCAATTTACCTGCCCTCATACCCTGGTACTGGAACAGGAAAACGCCAGGCTTTATGAAGAGGTTCTGACAGCAAGAAAAGCTTCTGACATAACAGCAAGAATGGTGTCAGACCAGTTTGCCAGGATGGAAAAGGTTCTCAGGCAGTTAGAGGATAAAATTTCAGAAGAAAAAGAGCTGCGTAAAAAGGTTTCACAAAAAAACAGGTATCTTGCAGCACTTAATGAAACCAATATGGATCTTATGAGCAAGCTTGATTTGACAGAGCTGCTGACTGCCATAATGAAGCGGGCCTGTGAACTGCTCAATTCCAATCACGGATGTATTTACCTTTATAATCCGGAAGCAAGGCTTCTTGAACGTAAAATAGAACAGGGATTGTTCTGCCACATTGCAAAAAAGGAAATAGAATCTGGATTTGGATTAAGCGGCAGGGTCTTTCAGGCAGATAAAACCATTGTAATTAATGATTACAACAACTGGACAGGGCGGCCTTCCATCAGGAAAGATATGATTCGTGCAATAATGGGGGTTCCTCTTCACGCAGATTTAAGGGTTACAGGGGTTATCAGCCTGGCCTATGGTTTTAACTCAAAACAGATATTCGGACAGGAAGAATCCGAACTGCTGGAGCGTTTTGCCCAGCTTGCATCAATGGCAATAGAAAATGCCAGGCTTTATTCAGAGGCTCATAAGGCACAGGAAGCAGCAGAAACCGCAAACCGGGCAAAAAGCACCTTTCTTGCCAATATGAGCCATGAACTCCGCACCCCTCTTAATGCTATTATCGGTTATAGTGAAATGCTTATGGAAGATGCCCAGGATTTGGAACAGGAAGATTTTATCCCTGATCTTCAAAAGATTCATTCAGCAGGAAAACACCTGCTCTCCCTTATCAATGATATTCTTGATCTGTCCAAGGTTGAAGCCGGTAAAATGGATCTTTTCCTGGAAAATTTTGATGTTGAACCCATGATTAATGAAGTAATTGACACAATTAAACCCCTGGCAGATAAAAATAAAAATACCCTTAAACTAAATTTTATAAACAATCCGGGAACCATATATGCAGATTTGACCAAACTGCGCCAGTCGCTTTTTAATCTGCTCAGTAATGCCTGCAAATTTACAGATCAGGGGCAGATAACCCTTAATGTGGATAAACAGGAAAAGGACAATAAAGAATATGTTATTTTCAGTGTAAGCGATTCTGGTATTGGAATGAATGAAGATCAGATGAAAAAACTGTTCAAGGTCTTTTCCCAGGCAGATGACAGCATTACCCGTAAATTTGGCGGAACCGGGCTGGGCCTGGTTATTACCCGTTTATTCTGCAAGATGATGGGAGGCGATGTTACAGTAAAAAGCAGGGAAGGACATGGAACCACATTTACAATAAATATCCCGGCTGCAGTAACCAGGCAGGAATCTGTTTTAAACCAGGATGCGGGCAGTAAAGCAGAAGTGATTCCAGGCAGAAAACAAACCGTACTGGTTATTGATGATGATTTTAATGCAAGGGAGCTTATGAAGCGGTTTCTTCATAAAGAAGGATTCAGCGTTGAAACAGCTTCAGGAGGTAAAGAAGGCCTGGAAAAAGCCAGGGCTGTCCGTCCCGACCTTATTACCCTTGATGTCATGATGCCTGAGATAGATGGATGGTCTGTTCTCACAATCCTGAAAACCGACCCTGACCTGTCGGATATTCCTGTAATCATGCTCACCATGATTGACGACAAAAATATGGGTTTTGCCCTGGGAGCATCTGAATATATGGTCAAACCGGTTAATTATAACCGCCTTGCATCCCTGCTTGATAAATATCAAAAGGTTTCAAACAGTTCTCCTGTTTTGATTGTAGAAGATAATGAGGATGTAAGGGATATGCTCCAGAGGATGACCCAAAAACAGGGATATAATACTGTTACTGCTAAAAACGGGAAGGAAGGGCTGGAGCAGTTGAGCAGTATTTATCCAGGATTGATCCTGCTGGATCTGATGATGCCTGAAATGGACGGATTCCAGTTTATTGAAGAACTGCGCAAAAATGATTTATGGCAGTCAATCCCTGTTATTATTATAACTGCCAAAGATATAACAGCAGAAGACCGCATCAGGCTTAACGGATATGTGGAAAAAATACTTCTCAAAGGTTCTTACGGCAAAGATGAACTTCTTGAAGAAATACGGAGCCTGATACCTGCAAGTATCAAATAA
- a CDS encoding NADH:ubiquinone oxidoreductase, with product MFKTLYWLQCGGCGGDTMSFLSLESPDIIELFEYLGIEVLWHPSLSEFNHPEHEKLLEQIISGEQPLDILCVEGAVIRGPGGTGMFDVFMGRPRQDIVLDLAQKARFVVAAGTCASFGGITGAGDVDGTGLQYTNKEKGGLLGKDFISAGGLPVINIPGCPCHCEVLAGILTSLASNVPVKLTKFNAPLPWFGILVHQGCTRNEYHEYRVEENDFGEKGCLFFHMGCKGPLTYGPCNKLLWNRRNSKTNAGVPCSGCTHPDFPFSHPFFKTENIAGIPLELPDGVDRAHYLAYKGMAAAAAPYRLKKRDTNV from the coding sequence ATGTTTAAAACCTTATACTGGTTGCAATGCGGCGGATGCGGCGGTGACACCATGTCTTTTTTGAGCCTTGAGTCACCTGATATTATTGAACTTTTTGAATATCTTGGAATAGAGGTACTCTGGCATCCTTCTCTTTCCGAGTTCAACCATCCCGAACATGAAAAACTGCTGGAACAAATAATATCAGGAGAACAGCCCCTTGATATTTTATGTGTTGAAGGCGCTGTTATTCGAGGCCCCGGGGGAACCGGCATGTTTGATGTATTTATGGGCAGGCCCCGTCAGGATATTGTCCTGGACCTGGCTCAAAAAGCCAGGTTTGTCGTGGCAGCAGGAACCTGTGCCAGTTTTGGAGGAATAACAGGAGCAGGGGATGTGGACGGAACCGGGCTTCAATATACCAATAAGGAAAAAGGAGGGCTTCTGGGAAAAGATTTTATATCTGCCGGGGGGCTTCCTGTTATCAATATACCGGGCTGTCCCTGCCATTGTGAGGTTCTGGCCGGGATTTTGACCTCCCTGGCTTCAAACGTACCTGTTAAATTAACAAAATTCAATGCCCCCCTGCCCTGGTTTGGAATACTTGTTCACCAGGGGTGTACCAGGAATGAATACCATGAATACAGGGTTGAAGAAAATGATTTTGGCGAAAAAGGCTGCCTTTTCTTTCACATGGGATGCAAAGGCCCCCTGACATACGGCCCTTGCAACAAGCTGCTCTGGAACAGGAGAAACTCCAAAACCAATGCAGGTGTCCCGTGTTCAGGCTGTACCCACCCGGACTTTCCATTTTCACATCCTTTTTTTAAAACAGAAAATATTGCAGGCATTCCCTTAGAACTGCCTGACGGCGTGGACAGGGCACATTACCTGGCATACAAGGGCATGGCTGCTGCTGCTGCTCCTTATCGTTTGAAAAAAAGGGATACCAATGTATAA